In the genome of Chryseobacterium arthrosphaerae, one region contains:
- the lpxD gene encoding UDP-3-O-(3-hydroxymyristoyl)glucosamine N-acyltransferase gives MEFTASQIASFIDGKIIGDENALITGVSPIENGESGHLSFIAQDRFSHFLDTSKCSVIIVSEKLLDKNNYIPTLIVVKDAYLSFQVLMNLYQEMKGRKEGIEDGSSIHDTAVIGDKAYIGAFTYVSEKAKIGEGSQIYPHVYIGKGVKIGKNCKIDSGARIYDYCIIGDNCVIHSNTVVGGDGFGFQPTAEGFKKIPQLGNVIIEDDVEIGSNCSIDRATIGSTVIGKGTKIDNLIQIAHNVKIGQNNVIAAQAGIAGSTTIGDWNQIGGQVGVVGHIKIGNQVKIQAQSGVNSSVNDRETLYGSPAISYNDYLRSYVHFRNLPGIVNRINNLENNSKDNTNE, from the coding sequence ATGGAATTTACAGCTTCGCAAATTGCAAGTTTTATTGACGGAAAAATAATAGGTGACGAGAATGCACTTATTACAGGGGTTTCACCAATTGAAAATGGGGAATCAGGACATCTGTCTTTTATCGCACAAGATCGGTTTTCTCACTTTTTAGATACCTCAAAGTGCTCTGTTATCATCGTTTCGGAAAAACTTCTGGACAAAAATAATTATATCCCTACCTTAATCGTTGTAAAGGATGCCTACCTTTCTTTTCAGGTTCTGATGAACTTGTACCAGGAAATGAAAGGAAGAAAAGAAGGTATTGAAGATGGCTCGTCCATTCATGATACCGCTGTGATTGGCGATAAAGCCTATATCGGAGCATTCACTTATGTTTCCGAAAAAGCTAAAATCGGGGAAGGCTCACAGATCTATCCGCATGTGTATATAGGAAAAGGCGTAAAAATCGGTAAAAACTGTAAAATAGACAGTGGTGCCAGAATTTATGATTACTGTATCATTGGAGACAACTGTGTGATTCACTCCAATACGGTAGTAGGAGGTGACGGATTTGGATTTCAGCCAACCGCTGAAGGATTCAAAAAGATTCCACAGCTGGGAAACGTTATTATTGAAGATGACGTGGAAATTGGTTCCAACTGCAGTATAGACAGGGCTACGATAGGTTCTACCGTCATTGGAAAAGGAACAAAAATCGATAACCTGATTCAGATTGCCCACAACGTGAAAATCGGTCAGAACAACGTGATTGCTGCCCAGGCGGGAATTGCCGGTTCTACCACGATCGGTGACTGGAACCAGATCGGAGGCCAGGTAGGCGTTGTAGGACATATCAAAATAGGAAATCAGGTGAAAATTCAGGCTCAGAGCGGTGTGAATTCCAGCGTCAATGACAGAGAAACATTGTATGGTTCACCGGCAATCAGCTACAATGACTATTTGAGAAGTTATGTTCATTTCAGGAACTTACCTGGAATAGTAAACAGAATAAATAATCTTGAGAATAACTCAAAAGATAATACTAATGAGTGA
- a CDS encoding HD domain-containing protein: MQNKLKIINDPVHGFIRIPHEILFDIIEHPYFQRLRRIGQTGLLNLIFPGATHTRFHHALGAMHLMFTALETLKQKGVKISEEEEKGAMLAILMHDIGHGPFSHALESMLMDDWHHEKLSLLLMNKLNEEFNGQLSMAIEMFQGKYHRKFFNQLISSQLDVDRLDYLKRDSFFTGVSEGNINTQRIISMMNVCEEGELVIDAKGIYSIENFLTARMFMYWQVYYHKTSALAEFLLVKILERAKYLISQGVELPATDNLKYFLYRGKSAATAEDIERFTKLDDNDVIQAMKEWQNSEDFVLSYWCRCVIQRNLPKTIISSHPFHEELIAEKVENTNKFFGIDNGHELVYEIKRKLLPYDTEKQPIYLLQKNGKKMKLHESEDQLLSGLMINKTTRHILMFPRDISRIDS, from the coding sequence ATGCAGAATAAGCTAAAAATCATCAACGATCCCGTTCACGGATTTATCAGGATTCCCCACGAAATTTTATTTGATATCATTGAGCATCCCTATTTTCAGAGACTGAGAAGGATAGGGCAGACCGGGCTTTTGAATCTGATTTTCCCGGGAGCTACCCATACAAGATTTCATCACGCTTTGGGAGCAATGCATCTTATGTTTACCGCTTTGGAGACATTGAAGCAGAAAGGGGTAAAGATTTCTGAAGAAGAAGAAAAAGGGGCGATGCTGGCTATTCTGATGCATGATATTGGTCATGGTCCGTTTTCCCATGCTTTGGAAAGTATGCTGATGGATGACTGGCACCACGAAAAATTATCTTTATTGCTGATGAATAAGCTGAATGAGGAATTTAACGGGCAGTTGTCTATGGCTATTGAAATGTTTCAGGGCAAATACCACAGGAAGTTTTTCAATCAGCTGATTTCCTCTCAATTGGATGTAGACCGGCTGGACTACCTGAAAAGAGACAGCTTTTTCACCGGCGTATCAGAAGGAAATATTAATACCCAGAGAATTATTTCGATGATGAATGTCTGCGAAGAAGGAGAACTGGTGATTGATGCAAAAGGGATTTATTCTATCGAAAATTTCCTTACTGCCAGAATGTTCATGTACTGGCAGGTGTATTATCATAAAACATCAGCATTGGCAGAATTTCTTCTGGTGAAGATTCTTGAAAGAGCAAAATACCTGATCTCTCAGGGGGTGGAACTTCCGGCAACAGATAATCTGAAATATTTTCTGTACCGTGGCAAGAGTGCCGCAACCGCTGAAGATATAGAAAGATTCACAAAACTTGATGATAATGATGTGATTCAGGCCATGAAAGAATGGCAGAACTCGGAAGATTTTGTATTGTCCTACTGGTGCCGATGTGTGATCCAGAGAAATTTACCCAAAACTATCATTTCTTCACACCCTTTTCATGAGGAACTTATTGCTGAGAAAGTGGAAAATACCAATAAATTTTTCGGAATTGATAACGGTCATGAACTGGTATATGAAATAAAAAGGAAGCTTTTGCCTTATGATACCGAAAAGCAACCGATTTACCTGCTGCAGAAGAACGGTAAAAAAATGAAACTTCATGAGTCTGAAGATCAGCTTCTATCAGGGCTTATGATCAATAAAACGACCCGTCATATTCTTATGTTTCCAAGAGATATCTCCCGGATAGACTCTTAA
- a CDS encoding S41 family peptidase — protein MKETRQPLMIKHFLFILFFFSLNFPAQIVSENQKLESLCRIWGFLKYYHPNVAKGNLKWDDQLLRKIDELENIDNKKALNDLYSQWIDSLGKIEPCTACSEKDHTTYFLKNFDLSWIDNSDLLDKNISKKLRYIENNRNTGDHYYFGTGNKKIYFRHEKSYGAGFTSKAVSLLELFRYWNYIEYFFPYKYQTDQNWNNVLTEMIPKILIADRNESYHLALAELITKTDDSHAYLHSNPISLHLYGSRKVPVEYSYAEGKLVVTKINATRYKEKGPLIVGDVIYDIEGKTIPQMVNYFGQYIPASNSWGKIYKVRDKFLFSSKDSLTLRIERNGQNITVTAKTYPVKDIIREKNSIPDKWKFLDAQKETGYVDMGVIEKEDLNEMYRNLKSAKSIIFDIRNYPKQTIHPLSFLLLPTAVPYYQFTYPETRYPGKYYSGINTVGRKNREYYKGNVIVLVNESTQSQAETTVMMFKQHPKAKIIGSNTSGANGDVIAFKIADLNTQFSGLGAYYPDGRETQRIGIVPDIMIKPSIEGIKAGKDEVLERALEYIKNNE, from the coding sequence TTGAAAGAAACACGACAGCCTTTAATGATAAAGCATTTTCTTTTCATTCTGTTCTTTTTCAGTTTAAATTTTCCTGCACAGATTGTATCTGAAAATCAAAAACTTGAATCCCTCTGCCGGATCTGGGGATTTTTAAAATACTATCACCCCAATGTAGCCAAAGGAAATCTGAAATGGGATGATCAGCTCCTCAGGAAGATTGACGAACTTGAAAATATTGATAATAAGAAAGCCCTGAATGATTTATATTCTCAATGGATTGATAGCCTCGGAAAAATTGAACCCTGTACAGCCTGTTCAGAAAAAGACCATACAACCTATTTCTTAAAAAATTTTGACCTGAGCTGGATCGATAATTCTGACCTGCTCGATAAGAATATTTCAAAAAAGCTCCGTTATATTGAAAACAACAGAAATACGGGGGATCATTATTACTTCGGGACAGGCAATAAAAAAATATATTTCCGGCATGAAAAATCATATGGTGCAGGGTTTACTTCCAAAGCGGTGAGTTTGCTTGAACTCTTCAGATACTGGAATTATATAGAATATTTTTTTCCTTATAAATACCAGACCGATCAGAACTGGAATAATGTTCTTACCGAAATGATTCCCAAGATTCTCATAGCCGACCGTAATGAAAGCTATCATCTGGCATTGGCTGAACTGATCACAAAAACGGATGATTCGCATGCTTATCTGCATTCAAACCCTATCAGCCTTCATCTGTACGGGAGCAGAAAAGTGCCTGTGGAATATTCTTATGCAGAAGGGAAGCTCGTTGTCACAAAAATCAATGCTACCCGTTACAAAGAGAAAGGTCCGTTAATCGTTGGTGATGTTATTTACGATATAGAAGGAAAAACGATTCCGCAAATGGTTAACTATTTCGGACAATACATTCCTGCCTCCAATTCCTGGGGAAAAATATATAAAGTGAGGGATAAATTCCTTTTCAGCAGTAAGGATTCTCTTACTTTAAGAATCGAAAGAAATGGACAGAATATAACGGTAACGGCTAAAACCTACCCTGTAAAGGATATTATCCGTGAAAAAAACAGCATTCCTGATAAATGGAAGTTTCTGGATGCTCAGAAGGAAACCGGCTATGTTGATATGGGGGTTATAGAAAAAGAAGACCTGAATGAAATGTACAGGAATTTAAAATCTGCAAAATCCATTATCTTTGATATCAGGAATTATCCTAAGCAGACGATCCATCCTTTAAGCTTTCTTCTATTGCCAACAGCAGTTCCCTATTATCAGTTTACTTATCCGGAAACCCGTTATCCCGGTAAATATTATTCGGGGATCAATACTGTCGGAAGAAAAAATCGTGAATACTATAAAGGCAATGTCATCGTTTTAGTAAATGAAAGTACCCAAAGCCAGGCAGAGACTACAGTAATGATGTTTAAACAGCATCCCAAAGCTAAAATTATCGGGAGCAATACTTCAGGAGCCAACGGGGATGTAATTGCCTTTAAGATTGCAGATCTCAATACTCAGTTTTCCGGATTAGGGGCTTACTATCCTGACGGCAGAGAAACCCAGCGAATCGGAATTGTACCGGATATTATGATAAAACCCAGTATAGAAGGCATTAAAGCGGGAAAAGATGAAGTGCTTGAAAGGGCTTTGGAGTACATAAAAAATAATGAATAA
- the porX gene encoding T9SS response regulator signal transducer PorX gives MSEKILWIDDEIDLLKPHIVFLEKKGYQVTPVNNVNEALELMDSEKFALTLIDENMPGISGLEAIPMIKEKDNSLKIVMVTKSEEEHIMEEAIGSQIADYILKPVNPNQILLSLKKNLQQDNLVEQKTILQYQQEFRNLSMELSYLRTYQEWAEYYKKILSWEIKFDKVADNEFADLLQSQKEEANIQFAKFIEKNYEDWLTDSDKPMMSHTLFKEKIKPEVEKEKVLLLMVDNLRYDQWKVIEPLFTKYYNKISEDYYYSILPTATQYARNSFFAGLMPSEIEKRFPDKWFNDNEEGNKNEFERDFLEDQMKRIGLGSKSMKYLKVLNADFERKIYDDFNQHKNNDLLVIVYNFIDILSHAKTDNHIVDQLIRDDKTFRSLTFNWFENSSLLKIIKAAAENGYKLVITTDHGTVYVKKPSKVVGDRETSTNIRYKTGKSLTYDDSDVWAITNPEKLFLPKGNLSSKYIFAKNNIFLAYPKNYNHFVNYYKETYQHGGISLEECIIPISVLEPK, from the coding sequence ATGTCAGAAAAGATATTATGGATCGATGATGAAATAGATTTACTTAAACCTCATATCGTATTTTTAGAAAAGAAAGGTTACCAGGTAACCCCGGTGAATAACGTGAACGAGGCTTTGGAACTTATGGATTCAGAGAAATTTGCTTTAACACTCATTGATGAAAATATGCCGGGTATTTCCGGACTGGAAGCTATTCCTATGATCAAGGAAAAAGATAATTCCCTGAAGATTGTAATGGTGACCAAAAGCGAAGAGGAACATATTATGGAAGAGGCTATCGGATCTCAGATTGCCGATTATATCCTTAAGCCTGTAAATCCTAATCAGATATTGCTTTCGTTAAAGAAAAATCTTCAGCAGGATAATCTTGTGGAGCAAAAGACAATATTACAATACCAGCAGGAGTTCAGAAACCTTTCTATGGAGCTGTCTTACCTGAGAACTTATCAGGAATGGGCAGAATACTATAAAAAGATCCTCAGCTGGGAGATTAAATTTGATAAAGTAGCTGATAATGAATTTGCCGATCTTTTACAGTCTCAGAAAGAAGAAGCCAACATTCAGTTTGCGAAGTTTATTGAAAAGAATTACGAAGACTGGCTGACAGATTCTGACAAGCCTATGATGAGCCACACGCTTTTCAAAGAAAAAATAAAGCCTGAGGTTGAAAAAGAGAAAGTCCTGTTATTAATGGTTGACAACCTTCGCTACGATCAGTGGAAAGTGATTGAACCTTTATTTACAAAATATTATAACAAGATATCTGAAGATTATTATTACAGTATCCTTCCTACCGCTACCCAATATGCAAGAAACTCTTTCTTTGCCGGGCTGATGCCGTCAGAGATTGAAAAACGTTTTCCTGATAAATGGTTTAATGACAATGAAGAAGGTAATAAAAATGAATTTGAGCGAGACTTCCTTGAGGATCAGATGAAGAGGATTGGTCTGGGATCAAAATCGATGAAATACCTGAAAGTACTGAACGCTGATTTTGAAAGAAAGATCTACGATGATTTCAATCAACATAAAAACAATGATCTTCTGGTGATTGTCTACAACTTCATCGATATTCTTTCTCATGCGAAGACAGACAATCATATTGTGGACCAGCTTATCCGTGATGATAAGACTTTCCGTTCACTGACATTCAACTGGTTTGAAAACTCTTCCCTTTTAAAGATCATCAAAGCAGCGGCTGAAAACGGTTACAAACTGGTCATCACCACAGACCACGGAACGGTATACGTTAAAAAACCAAGTAAAGTTGTAGGTGACAGGGAAACCTCCACCAACATCCGATACAAGACCGGTAAAAGCTTAACATATGACGACAGTGACGTATGGGCAATCACCAACCCGGAGAAACTGTTCCTTCCGAAAGGAAATTTAAGTTCCAAATATATTTTTGCGAAAAACAATATATTCCTGGCTTATCCTAAGAACTACAATCATTTTGTAAATTACTATAAAGAAACCTATCAGCACGGAGGAATTTCATTGGAAGAATGTATCATTCCTATCAGTGTATTAGAACCCAAGTAG
- a CDS encoding YciI family protein: MFIISLTYKAPLENVEVHIPEHYSFLQQYYDAGLFIASGRKEPRNGGIIICNASSITEVEQIITEDPFHIHQIADYEITEFFPSKYNENFKFFIKDS; encoded by the coding sequence ATGTTTATTATTTCCCTTACCTATAAGGCTCCTCTTGAGAATGTGGAGGTCCATATTCCGGAACATTATTCTTTTCTTCAACAGTATTATGATGCCGGATTATTTATTGCATCGGGAAGAAAAGAGCCGAGGAACGGAGGGATTATTATCTGTAACGCTTCTTCCATAACTGAAGTAGAGCAGATCATTACGGAAGATCCTTTTCATATCCACCAGATCGCAGATTATGAGATCACGGAATTCTTTCCATCGAAATACAACGAAAATTTTAAATTCTTTATAAAAGACTCATGA
- a CDS encoding exodeoxyribonuclease III — MRLITYNVNGIRAAFTKDFLGWLKTADPDIIAIQESKAGNDQIDIESLEKLGYHSYWHSAVRKGYSGVGIASKIKPNHVEYGCGIESYDNEGRIIRADFDGFSAISVYVPSASNIERLDFKMQFCHDFLEYIKNLKKEIPNLIISGDFNICHEAIDIHNPAGLKNVSGFLPMEREWMTSFINECELIDSFRFFNNEPDHYTWWSYRQNSRERNKGWRLDYNFTSYSLKDKLTRAVILKEAVHSDHCPALLELDV, encoded by the coding sequence ATGAGATTAATTACCTACAATGTCAACGGAATCCGGGCAGCATTTACCAAAGATTTTTTAGGCTGGCTGAAGACTGCAGATCCGGATATTATAGCCATTCAGGAGAGCAAAGCCGGAAATGACCAGATCGATATTGAAAGCCTTGAAAAACTGGGCTATCACAGTTATTGGCATTCCGCAGTAAGAAAAGGCTACAGTGGGGTCGGAATTGCCTCAAAAATAAAACCCAACCATGTAGAGTATGGCTGCGGTATTGAAAGCTATGATAATGAAGGCAGGATCATCCGCGCAGATTTTGATGGTTTTTCTGCCATTTCCGTGTATGTACCTTCTGCCTCCAATATTGAAAGACTGGATTTTAAAATGCAGTTCTGCCATGACTTCCTGGAATACATCAAAAATTTAAAAAAGGAAATTCCCAATCTGATTATTTCCGGTGATTTTAATATCTGCCATGAGGCTATTGATATTCATAATCCCGCAGGCTTAAAGAACGTTTCAGGCTTTCTTCCTATGGAAAGGGAATGGATGACCAGTTTCATCAATGAATGTGAGCTGATTGACAGTTTCAGGTTTTTCAATAATGAGCCGGATCATTATACCTGGTGGAGCTACAGACAGAATTCAAGGGAAAGAAACAAAGGCTGGAGACTAGATTACAACTTCACATCCTATAGCTTAAAGGATAAGCTTACCCGGGCGGTTATTTTAAAGGAAGCTGTGCATTCTGACCACTGCCCTGCTTTGCTGGAATTGGATGTATAA
- a CDS encoding septal ring lytic transglycosylase RlpA family protein has protein sequence MMKRFILVIIMMISTLGIYSFTANALDAKKTSYASYYHDKFNGRKTASGEIFDNSKFTAANRTLPFGTNVKVTNLKNGKEVIVRINDRGPYHSSRSLDMSKAAFDEIGDISHGTIPVEYEIVD, from the coding sequence ATGATGAAAAGATTCATTCTCGTAATCATAATGATGATTTCAACCTTAGGTATTTACTCGTTTACAGCAAATGCCTTAGATGCGAAAAAAACAAGTTATGCATCGTACTACCACGATAAATTTAACGGTAGAAAAACAGCTAGCGGAGAAATCTTTGATAACTCAAAGTTTACTGCAGCAAACAGAACGCTTCCATTCGGAACAAACGTTAAGGTAACAAACCTTAAAAATGGTAAAGAAGTGATAGTGAGAATTAATGACAGAGGACCTTACCATTCATCAAGATCTTTAGATATGTCTAAAGCTGCGTTCGATGAGATCGGAGATATCAGTCATGGTACCATTCCGGTTGAATATGAAATTGTCGATTAA
- the rimO gene encoding 30S ribosomal protein S12 methylthiotransferase RimO, whose product MRTKSVGKKKINVVTLGCSKNVYDSEVLMSQLKANGKEVVHEDRGDIVVINTCGFIDNAKEESINTILDYVEAKNRGEVEKVFVTGCLSERYKPDLVKEIPDVDQYFGTRDLPVLLKHLGADYKHELVGERLTTTPKHYAYLKISEGCDRPCSFCAIPLMRGGHISTPIEKLVSEAQKLAKKGTKELILIAQDLTYYGLDLYKKRALGDLLKELVKVEGVEWIRLHYAFPSGFPEDVLDIIREEPKVCNYIDIPLQHINSDLLKSMKRGTTHEKTDALLGKFREKVPDMAIRTTLIVGYPGETEERFQELKDWVREQRFDRLGCFTYSHEENTTAYVLEDNIPQEVKEARVEEIMELQSQISWEKNQEKIGKVFRCVFDRKEGNYFIGRTEYDSPDVDNTVLVSAEDTYISIGEFADVKITSAEEFDLYGELV is encoded by the coding sequence ATGCGTACAAAATCTGTAGGGAAGAAGAAAATCAATGTAGTCACTCTTGGATGTTCCAAGAATGTATATGATTCTGAAGTATTAATGAGCCAGCTGAAAGCCAATGGTAAAGAAGTGGTTCACGAAGACCGTGGGGACATTGTGGTCATCAATACCTGCGGATTTATTGATAATGCCAAAGAAGAATCCATCAATACCATCCTTGATTATGTAGAAGCAAAAAACAGAGGCGAGGTAGAAAAAGTATTTGTTACCGGATGCCTTTCAGAAAGATACAAGCCGGATTTGGTAAAAGAAATTCCTGACGTAGATCAGTATTTCGGAACAAGAGATCTTCCGGTTCTGTTAAAACACCTGGGGGCTGATTACAAACATGAATTGGTAGGGGAAAGACTTACCACTACGCCAAAGCATTATGCCTACCTTAAAATCTCTGAAGGATGCGACAGACCATGTTCTTTCTGTGCTATTCCGTTGATGAGAGGAGGTCACATTTCTACACCTATCGAAAAACTGGTTTCCGAAGCTCAGAAATTAGCAAAGAAAGGAACCAAAGAATTAATTCTTATCGCTCAGGATCTTACTTACTACGGATTGGATCTTTATAAAAAGAGAGCATTGGGAGATCTTTTGAAAGAACTGGTAAAAGTAGAAGGAGTGGAGTGGATCCGTCTTCATTATGCTTTCCCAAGCGGTTTCCCTGAAGATGTTCTGGATATTATCCGTGAAGAACCTAAGGTTTGTAACTATATAGATATTCCTCTGCAGCACATCAATTCTGATCTGTTAAAATCAATGAAGAGAGGAACCACTCATGAAAAAACAGATGCTCTGTTAGGAAAATTCAGAGAGAAAGTTCCTGATATGGCAATCAGAACCACGCTTATTGTAGGATATCCCGGAGAAACAGAAGAAAGATTCCAGGAGCTTAAAGACTGGGTGAGAGAACAGAGATTTGACAGATTGGGATGTTTCACCTATTCCCATGAAGAAAATACGACTGCCTATGTTCTGGAAGATAATATTCCGCAGGAGGTGAAAGAAGCACGGGTAGAAGAGATCATGGAGCTTCAGTCCCAGATTTCCTGGGAAAAGAATCAGGAGAAGATAGGTAAAGTATTCAGATGTGTTTTTGACCGTAAAGAAGGGAACTATTTTATCGGAAGAACAGAGTATGATTCTCCGGATGTAGATAATACCGTACTGGTTTCTGCTGAAGATACTTACATTTCAATAGGAGAGTTTGCAGATGTTAAAATTACTTCCGCTGAAGAATTTGATTTATATGGAGAATTAGTCTGA
- the rfbC gene encoding dTDP-4-dehydrorhamnose 3,5-epimerase, translating to MKIKETPLKDCYIIEPTVFEDERGYFFEKFNEKRFEELTGMNGHFVQDNISKSSYGVLRGLHLQKGEHAQAKLVSCLEGSVWDVAVDLREDSPTFGKWFGIELTAENKLQLYVPRGFGHGFSVLSTHAVFSYKCDNFYNKESEGSVKFNDPDLNIDWKVDEKDAVLSDKDQNAPGFREKNF from the coding sequence ATGAAAATTAAAGAAACCCCGCTTAAAGATTGTTACATCATAGAGCCTACCGTTTTTGAAGACGAAAGAGGTTACTTTTTTGAAAAGTTCAACGAAAAAAGATTTGAAGAACTCACCGGGATGAATGGCCATTTTGTACAGGACAATATCTCTAAATCATCCTATGGAGTACTAAGAGGGCTTCACCTTCAAAAAGGCGAACATGCGCAGGCAAAACTGGTGTCATGTCTTGAAGGAAGCGTATGGGATGTAGCGGTAGACCTTAGAGAAGATTCTCCTACATTCGGGAAGTGGTTCGGGATTGAACTTACCGCTGAAAATAAATTACAGCTATACGTGCCAAGAGGTTTCGGACATGGATTTTCAGTATTGAGTACCCATGCCGTATTCTCTTATAAATGCGATAACTTTTACAATAAAGAATCTGAAGGCAGTGTGAAATTCAATGATCCGGATCTCAATATAGACTGGAAAGTAGACGAGAAAGATGCTGTATTATCAGATAAAGATCAGAATGCCCCCGGCTTCAGAGAAAAAAACTTTTAA
- a CDS encoding sugar transferase, protein MNRYTYWKVVLDFILAVMLTIFLMPLLIILFVIASLDTSSNGIFFQKRIGQHGKSFTIYKFKTIHGQKRTCSGIGQTLRKFKLDEFPQLFNILKGDMSFVGPRPDIEGYYDKLVGADRKVLELKPGLTCEASIKYRDEESLLRKQKNPLAYNDEILFPNKIKMNLDYFENMSFKNDVKILFKTLITLLK, encoded by the coding sequence ATGAATCGGTATACCTATTGGAAAGTGGTGTTAGATTTTATCTTAGCGGTAATGCTGACCATTTTCCTTATGCCTTTACTGATCATTTTATTTGTCATTGCTAGTCTGGATACTTCTTCCAACGGGATTTTTTTTCAAAAAAGAATAGGCCAACATGGAAAATCTTTTACCATTTATAAATTTAAAACAATTCATGGACAAAAGAGGACCTGTTCCGGAATAGGACAGACTCTCAGAAAATTTAAATTGGATGAATTTCCTCAGTTATTTAATATTTTGAAGGGGGATATGAGTTTTGTAGGCCCAAGACCAGATATTGAAGGCTACTATGATAAGCTTGTAGGAGCAGATAGAAAAGTTTTGGAGCTCAAACCGGGGCTCACCTGTGAAGCAAGTATCAAATACAGGGATGAGGAAAGTCTTTTGAGGAAGCAGAAGAATCCCTTGGCATATAATGATGAAATATTATTTCCGAATAAAATAAAAATGAATCTGGATTATTTTGAAAATATGTCTTTCAAAAACGATGTAAAGATTTTATTTAAAACATTAATAACCCTATTGAAATAG
- a CDS encoding aminotransferase class I/II-fold pyridoxal phosphate-dependent enzyme, with the protein MSQKIWLSSPHMGGNELKYINEAFEENWVAPLGPNVNGFENDLEKFLGENAKVAALSAGTAALHLALIECGVEHGDEVICQSMTFSASANPIAYCGATPVFIDSEPDTWNMCPDALKEAIQDRIQKGIKPKAIIVVHLYGMPAKMNEITAIAAEYQIPIIEDAAEALGSSYQGKACGIFGRFGILSFNGNKIITTSGGGALVCHTQEDKDRAVFLSTQARDNAPHYQHSHIGFNYRMSNIVAGIGRGQMEVLKDRVAARRAMHDFYIEIFKNIEGVTVFTEPGDDYYSNHWLSAVIIDPQVTGKDREGLRHAFLDDNIESRPLWKPMHLQPVFENAPYYGTDISEKLFDNGLCLPSGSNLSDEDRNRIANVIRNYFGI; encoded by the coding sequence ATGTCACAAAAAATATGGCTCTCCTCACCCCACATGGGAGGAAACGAATTAAAATACATCAACGAAGCATTTGAAGAAAACTGGGTAGCTCCATTAGGACCTAATGTGAACGGATTTGAAAATGACCTGGAAAAATTTTTAGGTGAAAATGCCAAAGTCGCAGCTCTTTCTGCCGGTACAGCAGCATTACATCTTGCCCTCATTGAATGTGGTGTAGAACATGGAGATGAGGTCATCTGTCAGTCGATGACATTTTCAGCATCAGCCAATCCTATTGCTTATTGCGGTGCAACTCCTGTTTTTATTGACAGTGAGCCGGATACCTGGAATATGTGTCCGGATGCTTTAAAAGAAGCAATTCAAGACAGAATACAAAAAGGAATAAAGCCAAAAGCAATTATTGTAGTCCATCTGTATGGAATGCCTGCAAAAATGAATGAAATTACAGCCATTGCTGCAGAATATCAGATTCCTATTATCGAAGACGCAGCGGAAGCCCTGGGATCATCTTATCAGGGAAAAGCATGTGGAATATTCGGACGCTTTGGGATTCTGAGCTTTAATGGGAACAAAATTATTACCACTTCAGGAGGAGGTGCTTTGGTTTGTCACACTCAGGAAGATAAAGATAGAGCGGTTTTTCTTTCCACACAGGCAAGAGATAATGCTCCTCATTATCAGCATTCACATATTGGTTTTAACTACAGAATGAGTAATATTGTGGCCGGAATAGGAAGAGGGCAAATGGAAGTTCTTAAAGATAGAGTTGCTGCCCGTAGAGCCATGCATGATTTTTATATTGAGATTTTTAAAAATATAGAAGGAGTAACTGTATTTACAGAACCGGGAGATGACTATTATTCCAATCACTGGCTTTCAGCGGTAATTATTGATCCTCAAGTGACAGGGAAAGACAGAGAAGGTTTAAGACATGCATTTTTAGACGATAATATAGAGTCAAGACCTCTTTGGAAACCAATGCATTTGCAACCGGTTTTTGAAAATGCACCATATTATGGCACGGATATTTCAGAAAAGCTATTTGATAATGGATTGTGCCTTCCTTCAGGTTCAAACTTATCGGATGAAGACAGAAATAGAATTGCAAATGTCATCCGTAACTATTTCGGGATTTAA